Part of the Dreissena polymorpha isolate Duluth1 chromosome 12, UMN_Dpol_1.0, whole genome shotgun sequence genome, tgattattataattgtatgtgttatttacaATATCATATATCCGAAATTCATGTATTCGATACCACGCactttacatgtatacattgttcAATGTCTTTCTATAATTAAAAGTGTAGCACATGGCTTCTATTTTATTACAGAATAATTGCATTATTATGCCAGTGAAGCTTTGAATTAAATAACAGGTGTTCAGTGTGCGTAAACCAGAACTGCATGCAGCTGGAATAATTATATTTCACTTCTATATTTTTCACAACGTTTTTTACACGATAAGAACATATCTTGATCAAAAGCAGCAAAAACAAACCAACTTCAACACTAAACAACACTAATTTATTATAGCATGTAACAAACAATAATACTACAACAATTAGTTTGACTTCAGAAAAAGGTTTATGACACATTGTTCAATTGCAATTAAAACGCTATATTTAAATCAGTTGctacatgtgtgaaaaatgaTGGCAAGTTGTACTGTAAAGCGAGTAAACATTTTCCTGCTTGTCATCCAGTATAAAGGACACAACATCTGCATGTACTGATGATGTTTGCACTGTTGTAACTAAGACATTAACAGCACAAACAAAATGCTATACTAATTATAGACTATCTGAAAACTTTTAGTtccatatatattattgtttactgATTTACCGTGTAACACTTCGCTATGGGGCGCACTATTTTAGATAACATTATCCTGATTGAAAAGGCACTATATGTATCGGGGACTCTTCGGTTTGCATGACAACATGCTTGCTGTAAATTTGTCCAATTTACGTTTCCGGCATCATGAACATATTGATTTAAATTCAAAAAATTTCTGCTTAACTGAATACTATGCATAATGATGCTGTTATAAAGTAATTATTagaaaaaacaaagaaaacagtATCATTGAATTCCGAATAATTTGATTTATACAATTTATTCCGAAATTATTCAAATAGAAACGGACCAACTTTAAATGTCAGGTTTTTTATATCCACTATGTATTGCTTTACACAAAACAATCAATTGGTATATACCATGCGAACTAGGTTCATTTAGAAACACAAACCGCAAATTTAGACGTTCATCAACAAGCAGGAAACATGTTGTGAAGTTCGACTCACATATattgtttctttctattttatatGTGTACGAGCTACAAAACAATAGAACTGAACAAAACATGGATTACGCAAAGGCTTTTGAAATAATTCACATTAAATACGGAGCAGATACTACTTACGGATGTCATGCATGTGTACACAATTAGAATCAATGACTGATACAATGTGGTGAaatcaatatttgtttacaaacagtatattacaaaattaatgagcAGGCCCATCATATTGGATATAAAAATCAGTTTGctctccagttaaaaaaaaacaactattcccTATTCCCATCTTGAACAAAAGCGAATACATGATGCTAGCTATAATCAAAGTTCAAGTTCATTAATCACGGACGACCTCAATTTGATTTAGTTATGACGTTGTACACAATCACGAGAATCACGGCATAAGCTTTTCCAATAGAAACATTTCTCGATTACacaaatgttttaatttcttttgGCCATTCCAGCCGATATCAGAGTTGAGACAGTTTTTCAATCCATGATGAAACGGTCTTGAAACATTATATGAGTCTAAACGTTTTGGTTATGCTACGAATTCTAACTGATCTCTATAGTATCGGTGTATGTTCACATTATGTTATAACGACATCATTTTCAAAGCTTATTGTCTAATATATCATGAATGACCAAGGTTTAGTCTTTTCCAAATCGGATATCTTAAAACTGCCATTTCCTCCTGAATTAGGCACgctttttgtatttttaacaatttttttcgaTTCCGAATCTTAATTAGTTGTATTTTGGTACAAGGGATGTTGACCGTCCCAAATTCAATGACGATAATGAAGCAAACTATAGCTTTTGAACATGGACATTTCATTTAAATCTGATCAACTAATATTCGTATAATAAGCTTGCTTATAAGAGTATGATAACtcaaagtaaaaataataaaatttaaacttaCACTCAATTACTCTAGTAATCAAAAATAAGTATAGCCCCGATgttatcaaacataaattatatgcTAAATCGGTTGACTGAATTAATAAATAGTAGTGTACAGCAATTTGACtatgatatacatatacatgcagtATTTCAGTCGGCACACTTACATACTGTAAGCTCCATATAGCATCTTATGAATCATGTTTGTTTAATAACCCATGGCTGTCATGTTTATTCATTATCATAAGCGTATTAGTAACATCATCTATTTGAAACGTGTCGTGTGCTTTTAATGTAACACAAACGCGTAGGTGTTCTTGGTATCAATCAACAAGTGTGTATCAGCGAATGTTAACTCTTTAGGAAAGCGCTGATGTGAATACACGACACTCAATGAGGTTTGTAATTGAATAAATCACGTATTGAAAGTTGTTTTgataaagttataacattaatGACGCCATATTGTTCATTCATTATATCCTAATTTGTGGAATAATGGCTAGACTATCAGATGTCAGAACGGTAATCTTGCACGGGGTTTTATATGATATGACCATATGTATATCAAGCAGCTTGTTGAATAGAGAATTCCACGTTAACAGTCTCGCTTGTAAAGTATTGATCACTGAATGCCTAGTAATATTTATTTCGAGAACTTAAGCGTTATTTCAACACAACGTTCATGTTTTCTTCAAACGAttgatttaaagaaaaacatactAAACATATACATTGCTTTGCGGTTTGCCTCTATTATAATTAGCTTATCCATCAATGTTATGTATTCCTTATTGTTTAAAGAAGTGTGGGCCTTGCCACATACAGGGACAGTCTATGCACACGTCAGAAGATAAAACAGATTACATTACATTATAATGTAGTACGTTGTTTCAACAACGGCATCCCAATTTGAACCAAATCGCTATTAGTACCAGAAGCTTGCACTAGCATGAAAGAGTGGCATGACGGTTGCCGCGTCATTACATAAAACAGGGTAGGCGCTCTTTTTTCGAAAACATAAACCTTATATTTATTCTACTAATTTTCTAAACTTTTATCGTATTTGAATTACACTTAAACTAAAGTAAGAGTGGTCTTGCATTACGTAAAATTTGACATGTGTTCTGTTTATGCCTTATTCGGTACTGCTAAGAATGTCATCTGTAACAAATTCCATAACAAAACGAACTTGTACTTTTGGTTTGTAGTGTATTTATAAAGTTtacttattaaaattatatttcataattatacaaactaaacacacattttaataaaggTGCCATCATTTCacacatttaaatatcaaccaattatCATCCAACCGAACGTATATTGGGCGAAGCTTATAACAATAATATGATTGTATAAACTAGCTATGATTAAGATAAGTGTGTAAGTACGCTGTTGTTATAGACAATGAAATGCGAGTGATGTAAAAGATCATACTGTAAAGCAActgatatattgattatacagGAATTCatacttttttttgtttaaatgttatgtAGCTTCAGAATTTCTTGCATATCAAAGAGGTTCAATATCACTTTTGATGTTTGACATCAGAAGTAACCGATTAATAAAAGATGTGCATGCAGACGTTTTATGACATATATCTATACAAAGTGCTTAACGAGAAAATACATGATCAACAGGTGAGTCtttgtataaaaatatttgatttacagGCAGCAAAAGGAAACTGGAAAAAACGACACTTTTTATGTTGGcatcatgtgttttttttccaatttttaaaagccaaacaaataattaaatgtagTGAAGCCTTATTATGAAAAAGGCATGCAATTAAAGCTAGAGAACTGAACACAAAACTGTATGAATGTGTTGTATTAACGAATTGGTATCTTGGTCGTTCTGTTTTGTGTGCATATTGGACAAATCCTTAATTCTCAATATCGGTAGCCACAAGAAACTGTACAGCCTGTAGCAGGTCACAGTCAAACAACATGTGTATCGTTCTGTCCGGCGTGATTAAAGTTTGAAAGTTTGAAATCAAAAGTGAGATTTGAAACtacatttgaaaatattaatttttcaacaatatatatacactTAACAAACAACATAATGTAGCGATCTTATTGGCTGCGATTATAAtagtgtttcataaaaaaaattataacacgAATATATTCGAAAGGAAATAATTAATCGTGTCCTTACCAGATTATTTTATTGGACAGATGGCCATGTTATTCATAACGGCATTATATTTCAGCATATTTCAATGCAATTTATACATTCTTGCTGgcaatatttttttgaataatgAAACTACCCACCATTCACATCGATAGTAACTTAACAAAACCTTATTCGACTTGTTTAATTCTCAAAGCTTGTTTTTACACCTTTACAAAACACAATGCAAGTATATAagaaatttagaaaataatattcTTCGTACAATGATAACATCTGTTTTACTAGTCCGTGTTTGTTGTTAGACCTTGTTTAAGCAAGTAGATACTGCATCGTATTGGTATTGTTATAACACTGTCACAGTTGTATGATTTTAAACAAACGGTTAGTTAACATATTTCGTAAGTATCTTTCTATGTTCCTTAGAAACGTTATCGCTGCTTCTGTACCTAGTGCCGAGTATTAGACGATTCTTTTATTGTTCTTTCCGAAATACCTTCAGCCCGATTATTAAGGATTGGCAAGTGCACGAACATTCTGATTGTCTCAGGGAAAATGTTTACGGACGAAATCATCCGATAACTGACATCTTCTAAGGCATAGGAAAGGCCTTCTTGTGTAACCACTTCAGATTCATCTTGTCTCCCTGGAAGAACAcgaattgtttaaatgtttgaataataaACGGCACATAAAGACCCGTCTTATTAATACAAtccatgtaaataaatattaacattacaAGAGTTAAAATCAGAACTTTGTTCACAccattacaaaatacaaaaaatacaattggACATGAAAAGACCTTTCAATATGTCGCTAATGAGGTACGTCCATAGGGAAAACAATGAAGTGATCAAGGCACGCTGAGCCGATGTTACTCTGGAAAACACATATTCCAGATGAAGGTTTCCTAGAATAAAGACACATATAAACGTTTTGTTTATTTTCCGACCGTTTTCTTATTAGCATTCTATCCTCATAGGCATTAGGCAAGTCGTGGGTATTCGGAtgagttttatttcatttgaaacaGGTCAATATTTCGCTCCACGATTCTGCAAAACAAACACATAGCACACTACTATTACTTGCAAGCCCGTTTTATACTGATGGCAATGCGTGATGGCTGCAAcctcattaaaaaatgtttttgcctgctgtaacatgtttatttttgttggaACATTGATTGATAAATTTGGACCGAGAAATCTCTTCGATGAATATACACAACCAGCTCAGAATATAAGGAAATTCCATAATATTGAAGTGGTTAATATGACAAAAAACAAAcgttataaaattatattaaatgtttgaaataaaagttttatcGAAACAAATCAATACAATATGCATACCCAGTTACATGTGAGGGTTTTAAAGGCAACGCATACAGTCGATTTGTTGAAAGCTTTGGGAGTAATAGTCTGACCAGTTAAACATAACCAAACCAActccagggcccgtattcaccaaccgattctcaGACTTAagataaagaatagacttagaaccaataaatatgtgttcagtgtttgaatatatacaggcctccactggtgagaatgtcattaacaaaatgttccatatgaagaataatatagaaagagatgtttactgcagagtttgactcaaacttaaagaaattcttgaatattctaatttaaagaattttctttattattagaCTTAAGtcaagaattgtttggtgaatacgggcccagaacTGTCACCAAATACATTGGCTTTTCACGCGTCAAATACACGATcccaatgcaaaaaaaaatgccatCACGTTTGTTCATATAATGCTGTTACACGAAAGCGTTATGCTCGTCAAAACCAGATTAATAATGGTTCTAATTGTGAGAAACCATTAGTTTAGATTGGCTATCTAAGACTTAAGAACAATACAAATAGGTTAAATAAAGGTTGcatcatttaaatgtattttatattctgAAGATCCTTCGAGTAAAACTAGTCTTGATATAACACTATTATGACAAAcaataagtttatttaaattaaaataatggtCATCTTCCtttaaatattttagtttaagCAATTTGGAGCTTGATATCTAACGATAACACAAATGCTAGCTATCAAGGCAATGATGTGTGGTTCCGAACTTGAATTAATTGGAAATCTTTAATGCCACTTATCGGGTTGGATTAAATGACAACATGTTCAATGATGGTCAAATTTTGAAAAttgcttaaaagaaaaaaatgtgcgtaaagtatcgttccagataaGGCTGtacaggctgcacaggcttatcagtagcGACGTGTTCCGCTGTTATGGTGTTTGTGTTCACAGAAAGTATTTCCTTAGCAAAACACAAATTTcggctgaaagtgtcgtctctgattggcctgtgcggactgcacaagcttatctgggcgacaatttacgcacatacattgatgaaagtgtcgtctctgattggcctgtgcggactgcacaagctaatctgggcgaCAATGTACGCACATACATTgatgaaagtgtcgtctctgattggcctgtgcggactgcacaagctaatctgggcgacaatttacgcacatacattgaacccctttttcacagagcatggtgcATATCAATATTATCTGTGTGCCTTTAATATTCAATTTCTCTcccttaatattttatcaaacgcCACTTATTTGGTATCTATATAGTAAACCTGTTAGATCGTTTGGTTTTTAATTATACCTCTTTTTCCAACGATGAACACGGCTTTTTGTtagattataactttttttttatctgACTAGTATAATTTTGTGTTTGAAACAGTTATATTGGTACTATTTATGTGGCTAAAGACAGATATACAATAAAAAGCCGTGTAAGTTTGCCTATTACATTCTTAGtgctttgaaaaacaaaataaagttgCAAAGAGTACTCAGACAACATCAAACATTAGTACATATCTTTCTAAATAACAAACTCGCCTCCGG contains:
- the LOC127853438 gene encoding uncharacterized protein LOC127853438, with the translated sequence MSMHTTSNCKSDGTMMNNKIRVMCRDTSSGKQPEENNNQQIVIQIRVMDIFVEENNEAKTKIILSALTVVLSIVMKTACRTLFYYSAIFKQGNLHLEYVFSRVTSAQRALITSLFSLWTYLISDILKGRQDESEVVTQEGLSYALEDVSYRMISSVNIFPETIRMFVHLPILNNRAEGISERTIKESSNTRH